From the genome of Scleropages formosus chromosome 22, fSclFor1.1, whole genome shotgun sequence:
tttttccttttgatcaagatttttgttaaaaatgataaacTCGCCTTCCTTCACTGCCTCCGTCTTCTGCGTGGAGTTTCACTCCCTGATGCTTTGACTGGGTAAACTTTATCCTTTAAGACAAGTCTGTAATTTATAATCCGTcatttgtgcgtgtgtgagtatgtgtgtgtgcgtgaacaCACAAACTGATGACAAAAATATAACTGGCACAAGGGGtggagggaagagaaaaaaacaatgcgGGCTTTATGCTTTGAGCAAATCATTTGATTGTGGAGTTCATTAAGCCATTGCCTTTCTGAATTCCCAAGTGTGTGGGACTTTCCTAAAATGATCCTTCATGACTATTAGAGAACTGCTGCCCAGGCCATTTATAGAACATGCAGTCACACAGATTGTTACACAGATGTTTTCACATGCCATACCGCTTCAGGAGGCCGAAGCATTTTGTCGCTCCGGAACGAGACTAACAGCTCTCACTTCCACAGAATGCAGGGTTGTGTACGTTTTGCATCTTTTGTGTATTTGGTATCAAGTTTGTGCCATGCGCACAGTATGCCATGCTGACTACATTGTGTCACAAATGGAAAACATACCATCTGATGTGTAGAAATAGAGCGAGCTGTTGGTGCCTCATGGTTTTAGGGCTGTGGGtatggatgtgggtttgaatctggctcaacCTCTATGGCGTGTGCATGTTTCCCTCCTATTCATGCAAGTTTCCTATCACAGTCCAAGAtgtgcgtttcaggtgaactggtaactctaaattgccgtAAGTGTGTGCGATTGAAAATGTTcgtacgtgtgtgtgattgccttgcagTGGACCGCTATCATGTgcggggtgtaccctgcttcatacAGTATGCATCTCAAATGAGCTCCAAACCAACACTGGACAAGCACTTATTGATGAGGGATGAAGTAATATCTATAAGTAGACAGAAATAATCACAAGAAAAAGCTTAACCATAGAGCACAGTTTGTTTCTCTCTAATTTCTGGAAAGGAAAATATGCAGTTTACCTCAAGCACTGAGGTTAATCATATAAAGACGTCACTTGGATCATGTCTGTAACCAGGTCCCACTGCAGAGCCAAGCTAAAGCTATAGCTGGGAGCCTGGGACTGGGGGGCGTTACCATACaccctggggggtggggtggggggaagggggtgttGTTAAATAAATCCTATTTCTCCATGGTGCACATTTGTTAAAAGGCCCTTTTGTTCCAGAACAGTACAACTGTAGAGGAAAGCAAGGCAAATCCAAACAGTAAAGTCTTCTTCATCCTTAGAGGAATTACACGTTCGCATAGCTTTTTATTATGTCAGCTACCCGCTGggatttctgcatgaaataCCCACATGAAAGCTATTTTGTAACCAGACCCTCACCCGAAGGCAACTGTGATGCACAACAATCTCCCATTTGTTTCAAGTGATCAGAGTAGCCTTTACTTCTTAATGAATGTATCTTTGTAAAATCACATTGGTAAGGTGCTAAAGAATGATAAAGCAGtatgatttattaaaaacaaaaaaaagtgtacctCCACATTAAAGCAAAACATCACACCTTTTATTTCGGACACTTGATGTGTAAAAACGGTATTTATACCTGGCGCACAAATCAGGGTCTATCAAGTTACCTCTCACACATATATTGAACTTCTAAACAAAGACTCAAGGAGGacatttttacacatatataccTGGCCAAACTAATTTATGCTGAAAAGTATCCCACAAACcctttcattttatcatttcctCTGTTTCCAGCTGATTACTTCAAAAAGTGGACAGAGCTTTAAGAAGGACCTTATCCTGAAGACCTGCTCCAATTCTCCCTGCAGATTTCAAGACAGATAATGAGTGAACCAGGAATCCTGTTCTACTACAGTAAACTCTTATaccaaaatattataaaaactgaaaacctaAAGCAATGTTAAGTTACTCATCAAAtccctttatttaaaatgacttacagtacaCTGGGGTCTTGCGTTACAAACATCTGAGTTACGGAGCTTCAAAGGTACAAACGTTctgggtttcatttttttattgcattttcttcagtacagtattttatCTTCTAACATTGCCCTTTGTTGTGAAAGCCACCTTTGTTTCTGTGTCCAGCTGTTAGTAATAAAGCACATTCAGAGAGAATAAAAACAGGAGTGCTTGACCGTCTTCATCCAACTTTATAATACTTATAGCTCTTGTCCAGCATTCCTGCTTTAGTGATCAACAAGATGACAAATATTGCACTTGTTTATagaataaatgggtaacttaTCCTCAGTTAAAAACGGTttgtaacaaatatttttagtcTTAATATCTGAGtcctgaaatattaaaatgaactctTACAAAGATTTTTACATGTAGCTTacttttactgattgtgtaGACAatcatcaaaattaaaattggccaaaagctgacaaacactggaATTTCTTAAGAGATGAATTGGTACCCTGCATTAAATGTGAGGTTGTCGTAATTGTTAATttctattttcagaaatttaaaattttgcacAACAGTTCAGTGGCATcatgtccagggtgcaccctgaaCCACACCCTAGCTTTCTAGCACACagcagaccaccacaaccctacacTGTACAAGCAGTTActgttaatggatggatgggttagtgctttttttttttttaatttatcatagTTCTGTTTGAGGTTTTGCTAAAACCTAACCCCTGTATAAGCCAAAGGGTatatttgtacacacacacacacacacacacacacacacacacacacacacacacaaacagacatacagaaacacatgtgtttgtgaGGACAAAGTGTACTCAGCTTGGAGCTGAAGATATGACATATTTACAAATGTGGGGAAATTAATACCAGTAGGTCTTTAGGGTTAAGTAGGCTCAAGTGTGTAACTACTTAACATTAAATCTCACCAAGAACCTGTGGCATTTGGATTTTATGCCCAGGTCCTTACAACATTCAGttcaatattaaaacaaaatagtTAACtgaagggtttaaaaaaatgtacaagtgtAAGTAAAAAGTAtctaccaaacacacacacacgcacacacattttcagaaccgcttgtcccatacagggtcgcggggaactggagcctacccggcaacacagggcgtaaggccggagggggagggggacacacccaggacgggacgccagtccgtcgcaaggcaccctaagcgggactcgaaccccagacccactggagagcaggactgcggcccaacccactgcaccaccgcaccccccatctaccaaacatttatttaaaaaaaaaataatatggcaGAGAGTTGTTGGCTTACCCTTGTATTCTGGTAAACAcatgaaataagaaataatcaCGGCAAATTACTTAAGAGTTTGTCCATAATGTAAACAATTAAGTCTTTGGACTTTTTAAATGTCAACCATTAATTGCTTAGTTTTTATGTCAAACGTTTAAGCAAGCAGATATAAAATGGGCAACAAGATTAGCGACTGAAAAAACAttgaattcattaaaaatatggaaaaattaaagaaaatttatatAGTAGAAAGCTTTAATATTTAACTCTTGGGTCTGTGAGTGCTGTGAAGAATGAGATCTTTTCAAACAGGTGATAACTGAATAAGACTTATACAGTCAGACTGGAGCCTTGGCAAAACTGCTGGTATTTGCCTGTAAGCCACATCATTGGGAACAAGAAGTGGAAAACACCCAGCATGACATAAAGGCCCCAGTAATCTCAGAGTAGGGCTATGGGGAGTAGTCTTGTTTCTCAACATGGGCTTCAATAATCATAATAGGCTTTTTACTCCCGAGTAAGCGTTGCTACAGCCTTTCACATCCTTGTGCCCAAGCAGATCTATAATCTACTAACGGTAATGACATACTGTGCtggtgagaaaaaaaaccaaGCCAGCGTATGAGCCGAGGAGTTGGTGAAGGCCACATCTTTACCCAGGCTGGACCAGCGCGGTGCGTCTGAGGTGAGTCTAAGAGGATGCAGCCTGCAGCTGCCCCTTGTGCACATATTCCAGCGCTGTGGCAATTGTTCTCATGTCCATCTCGATGCTGCGAGCCCAGTTCTCCACATCCCCAATTTCCTGCACAACACAGAGGCACAGGgaaacacattttaatcagGTTTGTTCAGAAGTGTAGCTTGATGTCAGCAGCTGAATCAGAGTACCattaaaagcagtttaaaagGTCTGAGGAAGTATTGTTGTATCCCAGTACATCTTcatatgtgcatttttattttttatctgacaTATTGATTGTGCATGTGAAAGAaacgaatgaataaatttgatcAATTTCTATCAATCACATTTGActtactgatttaaaaatgggTACATTTTAACTCCAGAAAAAGTACAAACCCTTTCATTATGATTCAAAGATATTTGTAACTTCATGAGAAATGTTTCCTTGAAGCTTCTCATTAATCCAGACAGCCTGCACCTAATCACCAAAAATAGCTGTGAACAGGTGTCTGTAGTTACACTTCTATCACACAAGATGGTGATAAAGTCATATAGTGCACCTACATTTCAAACAAACTCCACCAAGGACGGTTCCAAGCCCAGCGAAACCAAAGGCCCTATACTAAGACTGAAGCGAAGAGGATTAAAGAAGACATTTCAGACAGGAAGGCTGAAGGGGTTGAGCTTTACCTATCCTgtttcagaaaactgaaaaggttAAAGGCTTGGTTTCTCCCAGTTCTATAAACACACCACAGGTTAAAATCTCTCCTTGCGTAAATTGTAATTCTTTCTAATTCTCCTTTGTTTAAACAAAGTGACTAATTTCAGCACAAGAATCTGCAGTAATTTGACCCAGCAAGACTCACAAAAGGTTAAGCTAAACCATTGAGAACATTAATCCCTCTACTCCTTATTCTGCCTTAATGACTCAGAACTGCATGCCGCTGACGGCAAGAACTTCCCGTTGGCCCAAGCTATGCTACGCTGCCTACTGCTCACCACCaaagggctgtgtgtgtctgtctgacaCAACGCATGGAGTTGCTCTGTGTCAGAGGGCTCAAGGGGAGTGTGCGGTTTGATGCGGCAGCGACAGGTGCTTGGATTCCCGCTCGCATTTGCCTTTTGGTGTGTCTCAGCACTGCCGAGAATGATCAGTGACAAAGGCACACGTACATATGAGACTACAGCACAGCATAGATGGCACTGTGGGTTTTGAATTTTAGTGCCCAAAGGCATGCTGCTCTTTTCATACCACGACCCAGTGAATCAACAAGGGCTGAAAAGGAACTACAGTCTAGTGAGGAACAGAAGGCTTCCAAATTTTCCAGTAGGTCATTTACTGTGTGGCAACTAAATTTGTGTGACTGAACACAGTTTTGGAAATCAAAAAGCAGTATTATGCTACAATTTTAAGGCTGCCCTCACTTTTCATACACTCTCCTTAGAAGTGGCTCAGATGACAGCCCTTAGGGTTAAATACAACATAAGTGTGTCTCAGAGTACATGCTCTACAATACATTTACTGATCCTACTGTTTATTACTACTtccattattactatttttttcagACTAAGTGTGTTCTAGCATTTTTTAGACATTTAAATCTTTCCTGTTGTTCAGTGACCCTTTTCAGAAGAGAGCACAAAAAGATAACATAATAGGATATATATTCACAAAATAGAGAAACATATTCTATCATATGTTAGCAGTCATAATTCTGTAAGAAGACtgttaaagtttaatttttgtaatgtttataCTGAACAGggaaatttaaatgtaacagtgaAATTCTGGGGATGTGAGCCACAAGCAAAGCTCTGTACATGTTACAGGATGTCAGGAAGTGAGCCCCTGTGACTGATGAATCATTTTGTCTACAGGGTGAAGAGATACTAGATAGTCCTGATGATCTAGCCTCATACTTTTTGATCAaaggaaatattacatttcaggCAGTATAAACACCAAAGTAACAGCCCCCACAAGAATATCAACTGTTGCTTTAACAATGCCACCTTGAAGCAGGGAGGTGCAGGACAGTTATTCACTGTTATATCAATATCATCTTCAGTTTGAACTACATTCCAGTTCTTGAAAGCTCCATGAGTGCAAACAAAGTAGAAATACATTTAGGATAATGCAACATCAGATGCTCAGAATGAATTTAAgagcatttctttcttttcactcatatgcattttaaaatttcctcCTATGCTGCCATATAGCTCACAGGATCTGGAATAACACGATCAAAAGACTCTCCTTGGTGCTCTGTACCTTGAGAGCCTGGTTGAAGCTTTCAACCATGCTGATCCACTGGGATGTCTGCTTGGCAAACTGGCTGGCCTGCACCTGTAGTGTCTTCACCTCATGGTCTAACTTGCGCTGGTTCACATAGGCTTGGGCCACCCTGGCAGGAGATAAGAAGTGAAAAATACTGGATTgtcattaaatatgaaattgggaatgtaaaaatg
Proteins encoded in this window:
- the LOC114909345 gene encoding biogenesis of lysosome-related organelles complex 1 subunit 1, which codes for MLSRLLKEHQAKQNERKELQERRRREAIAAATCLTEALVDHLNVGVAQAYVNQRKLDHEVKTLQVQASQFAKQTSQWISMVESFNQALKEIGDVENWARSIEMDMRTIATALEYVHKGQLQAASS